The Sediminispirochaeta smaragdinae DSM 11293 genome has a segment encoding these proteins:
- a CDS encoding acetaldehyde dehydrogenase (acetylating) yields the protein MKQKIKVAILGTGNIGTDLMFKIRKRSSNMELKLFSGIDKNSSGMKLAREHGVTTSARSIDAILQEKDIRIVFDATSAGAHLKHAPLLKQAGKIAIDLTPAAVGEFVIPVINLDHLISQDIHGLNVNMVTCGGQATIPIVYAISRVAKTSYAEIVATLASKSAGPGTRVNIDEFTTTTANGIIKLGKAENSKAIILLNPADPPMMMNCTIYAMCKEYSEREVTESVNNMISELQNYIPGYRLKVPPQFDGERIMVMVQVQGAGDFLPVYAGNLDIMTSAAQTVGDVVAGKLLSEMQLKESV from the coding sequence ATGAAGCAGAAAATAAAGGTGGCAATATTGGGTACAGGCAATATTGGTACAGACCTTATGTTTAAGATCAGAAAACGTAGCAGCAATATGGAGCTGAAACTGTTCTCGGGTATCGATAAAAATTCCAGTGGAATGAAACTTGCCAGGGAGCATGGTGTCACAACATCGGCAAGAAGTATTGATGCCATTCTTCAAGAAAAAGACATCCGGATTGTGTTTGACGCAACAAGTGCCGGTGCTCACCTTAAGCATGCTCCCCTGTTAAAGCAGGCGGGAAAAATAGCGATAGACTTGACTCCTGCTGCCGTTGGAGAATTTGTTATACCGGTTATTAATCTAGATCATCTAATTTCGCAGGACATCCATGGCTTAAATGTCAACATGGTAACTTGTGGAGGGCAGGCAACCATACCCATCGTTTATGCAATCTCAAGGGTTGCAAAAACATCTTACGCTGAAATCGTGGCTACATTGGCAAGCAAGAGTGCAGGTCCGGGAACGCGTGTCAATATTGACGAATTCACTACTACTACTGCAAACGGCATCATCAAATTAGGGAAGGCCGAAAACAGCAAGGCGATTATTCTCCTGAATCCCGCAGATCCACCGATGATGATGAACTGCACAATTTATGCAATGTGCAAGGAATACAGTGAACGGGAAGTTACTGAATCGGTGAATAACATGATTTCCGAATTGCAGAACTATATACCGGGCTATCGCTTAAAAGTGCCACCACAGTTTGACGGAGAGAGAATAATGGTCATGGTACAGGTGCAGGGTGCGGGCGATTTCCTCCCGGTGTATGCAGGCAACCTTGACATTATGACATCGGCTGCACAGACGGTTGGAGATGTGGTTGCAGGAAAATTATTGTCGGAAATGCAACTGAAGGAATCAGTGTGA
- a CDS encoding cyclophilin-like fold protein, which yields MKEFKSYTCILIILMITALPACGTDNIVGNNSGTDNTMRLQIGEKILTATLVENSSTQALKECLKAGPITIDMRDYANIEKVGGLGTSLPRNDRHITAQPGELILYQGNAFVIYYKPNSWNFTRLGRIDDLTQEELIDILGEGDVTVTLFLD from the coding sequence ATGAAGGAATTCAAATCTTATACGTGTATTTTGATAATTCTGATGATAACAGCCTTGCCGGCCTGCGGTACCGATAATATAGTTGGAAACAATTCAGGAACGGATAATACCATGAGATTACAAATCGGAGAAAAAATCTTGACAGCAACATTGGTAGAGAACTCTTCAACGCAAGCGTTGAAAGAGTGTCTTAAGGCAGGTCCTATTACAATTGATATGCGGGATTACGCAAACATTGAAAAGGTCGGTGGCTTGGGAACAAGTCTGCCAAGAAATGACAGACACATTACAGCTCAACCCGGCGAGTTGATATTGTATCAGGGAAACGCTTTTGTCATTTATTACAAACCGAACTCCTGGAATTTCACAAGACTCGGCAGAATTGACGATCTGACACAGGAAGAACTAATAGATATCCTCGGCGAAGGGGATGTGACAGTAACACTCTTTTTAGATTAG
- a CDS encoding CdaR family transcriptional regulator, which yields MIDKDIAQRLINKISHQFKYDINVMDEKAIIIASTDTSRIGDFHEGAYKIIQENKAVHIATETKGLIGIKPGVSMLIRIKHKTMGVIGISGDPETVEPIAGLTKLTFETMIEHELYKRAQYQRLNKNKNFINALFYESPINIKKICKYAKQEDYQEDIYRLPMLVRFDFFADLNYIQRTYKNRFINCDQDIIFSLNSSTLVIYKAMPKSKIEKYKDFAAFSKSTISANILNTLFHEQESKKELRFYVSLPTHSFCDYAINLKYLEWMESYLDTYSGNSCCFFTDYIFEYVMEQVESQNLNPVIDFYENLINQSYMGSDVFHKMIDVFFNCNMNIDECADQLFLHKNTVKNRLNKVKMMTEINNFKNIRGCIFLLFLSYHYKNRNKR from the coding sequence ATGATAGATAAAGATATAGCACAGCGGCTGATTAATAAGATTTCCCATCAATTTAAATATGATATTAATGTCATGGATGAAAAAGCGATAATTATTGCCAGTACCGACACCTCCCGCATCGGAGATTTTCATGAGGGTGCTTATAAAATCATACAAGAAAACAAGGCCGTTCATATTGCTACTGAAACAAAAGGTCTAATAGGTATAAAGCCTGGTGTCAGTATGCTAATTCGTATAAAACACAAAACCATGGGTGTGATAGGTATTTCCGGTGATCCAGAAACAGTTGAGCCAATTGCCGGTCTTACAAAACTCACATTTGAAACCATGATCGAACACGAGCTATATAAAAGAGCTCAATATCAAAGACTAAACAAGAATAAAAATTTTATAAATGCTCTGTTTTACGAGTCACCAATCAATATAAAAAAAATATGTAAATATGCCAAACAGGAAGATTATCAAGAGGATATTTATCGTCTACCTATGTTAGTTCGATTTGATTTTTTTGCAGATTTGAACTACATTCAAAGAACATATAAAAATAGGTTTATTAATTGCGATCAGGATATCATTTTTTCTCTGAATTCAAGTACTCTTGTGATTTATAAAGCCATGCCAAAAAGCAAGATCGAAAAATATAAGGATTTCGCGGCTTTTAGTAAATCGACAATCAGTGCCAACATCCTAAATACTTTGTTTCACGAACAAGAAAGTAAAAAAGAACTTCGATTCTATGTATCATTACCAACGCATTCATTTTGTGATTATGCAATAAATTTAAAATATCTTGAATGGATGGAATCTTATTTAGATACATACAGTGGCAATTCTTGCTGTTTTTTCACCGATTACATTTTTGAATATGTAATGGAACAAGTCGAATCTCAAAATTTAAACCCAGTGATCGACTTTTATGAGAATTTAATTAATCAGTCTTACATGGGATCAGATGTTTTTCATAAAATGATAGATGTGTTTTTTAATTGCAATATGAATATAGACGAATGTGCAGATCAGCTATTTCTACATAAAAACACCGTAAAAAACCGTTTAAATAAGGTAAAAATGATGACAGAAATAAATAATTTTAAAAATATTCGGGGATGTATTTTTCTCTTATTTCTTAGTTATCATTATAAAAATCGCAATAAAAGATAA
- a CDS encoding carboxymuconolactone decarboxylase family protein has translation MRNLKVTAGRDQLGDFAPQFAELNDDVLFGQVWSRDSELSHRDRSLITLTALMASGILDESLSFHLQNAKKNGVGKNEIVEVLTHLAFYVGWPRAWAVFRMAKEIWNE, from the coding sequence ATGCGGAATCTAAAAGTAACAGCAGGACGGGATCAATTGGGAGATTTTGCGCCCCAGTTTGCCGAGCTGAATGATGATGTACTCTTTGGCCAAGTATGGTCCCGGGATAGTGAGCTTTCACACAGAGACAGAAGTTTAATTACACTTACAGCCCTGATGGCAAGCGGCATTTTGGATGAGTCTCTCAGTTTTCATTTGCAGAACGCTAAAAAGAATGGTGTCGGCAAGAACGAAATTGTAGAAGTTCTGACACATCTTGCGTTCTATGTGGGCTGGCCGAGGGCATGGGCCGTTTTCCGAATGGCAAAGGAAATCTGGAACGAATAG
- a CDS encoding cupin domain-containing protein, with the protein MKYSNKEEFEKVNIFGTGVPNEKFEKYFIGNSFLNFLVEPGKTPIFLANVTFEPGCRNNWHIHQAESGGGQMLICTAGEGWYQEEGKKAVSLKEGSIVNIPAGVKHWHGAKADSWFSHISVEIPGVACSNEWLEPVNDEEYNNL; encoded by the coding sequence ATGAAGTATAGTAACAAGGAAGAATTTGAAAAAGTGAATATCTTTGGAACGGGTGTTCCCAACGAAAAGTTTGAAAAATATTTCATTGGAAATTCCTTTCTGAATTTTCTGGTAGAACCGGGCAAAACCCCCATTTTTCTGGCAAATGTAACGTTTGAACCGGGCTGTCGGAATAACTGGCATATCCATCAGGCTGAAAGTGGCGGGGGACAGATGCTGATCTGTACGGCAGGCGAAGGATGGTATCAGGAAGAGGGGAAAAAAGCAGTTAGCCTGAAGGAAGGTTCTATTGTAAATATTCCTGCAGGAGTAAAGCATTGGCACGGAGCAAAAGCGGACAGTTGGTTCAGCCATATTTCCGTGGAAATCCCGGGAGTTGCATGTAGTAACGAATGGTTAGAGCCGGTCAATGATGAAGAGTATAATAACCTATAA
- a CDS encoding aldo/keto reductase, translating into MMILNENFTLSNGVEIPKLGLGTWFISDDDVVKAVKDAAELGYRHIDTAQAYGNERGVGEGIRTCGIDRKKMFVTTKLAAEVKSYEEAVASIDKSLKTLGLDYIDMMIIHSPKPWAKFHEDDSFSEGNREAWRALEEAYTAGKIRAIGVSNFQQQDLKNILTFCTIQPMVNQILAHISNTPKELIDYCQETGILVEAYSPVAHGELMKNQTVTEMAKKYGVSVPQLSIRYCLELGLLPLPKTANPDHMKNNAEVDFAISKQDLEVLKNLEQIKDYGDASVFPVYGGRL; encoded by the coding sequence ATGATGATTTTAAACGAAAATTTTACACTTTCTAATGGTGTTGAGATCCCGAAACTGGGACTCGGAACCTGGTTTATCAGTGACGATGATGTAGTGAAGGCTGTGAAAGACGCTGCCGAATTAGGCTACAGACATATTGATACAGCTCAAGCATATGGCAATGAAAGAGGTGTCGGAGAAGGTATACGGACTTGTGGTATAGACAGGAAAAAAATGTTCGTTACCACCAAGCTGGCTGCAGAAGTGAAATCATATGAAGAAGCGGTTGCATCTATTGACAAGTCACTAAAAACTTTGGGATTGGATTACATAGACATGATGATCATTCACAGTCCGAAACCTTGGGCGAAATTTCACGAAGACGACTCCTTTTCCGAAGGGAACAGGGAAGCATGGAGAGCCCTTGAAGAAGCCTATACAGCCGGAAAAATTCGTGCGATCGGGGTTTCCAACTTTCAGCAACAGGACCTGAAAAACATCCTTACGTTTTGCACAATACAACCTATGGTGAATCAAATTCTGGCACACATCAGCAATACCCCTAAAGAATTAATCGATTATTGCCAGGAAACGGGCATCCTCGTAGAAGCCTATTCACCGGTTGCCCACGGAGAATTGATGAAGAATCAGACTGTAACTGAAATGGCTAAAAAGTATGGGGTTTCTGTTCCCCAATTATCTATTCGTTACTGTCTTGAGCTTGGGCTCCTTCCATTACCGAAAACGGCAAATCCCGACCACATGAAAAACAATGCAGAGGTGGATTTTGCCATATCCAAGCAAGACTTAGAAGTATTGAAGAACTTGGAACAGATCAAAGATTATGGTGATGCCAGCGTGTTTCCTGTGTACGGCGGAAGATTATAA
- a CDS encoding GNAT family N-acetyltransferase, giving the protein MEILKCDESFTETLVAIGKKTYFDTFGSMNTEETMRRYLEEAFNPERIRQELKNPISQFYLLCENQKTVAYFKINFAPAQTDINDPESLELERIYVIKGFKGRGIGRLMIEKTEEIARNAGCRYIWLGVWEKNKSAIAFYKRNGFIRFNEHFFRMGDELQKDYLLRKDIN; this is encoded by the coding sequence GTGGAGATTCTGAAGTGTGATGAAAGCTTTACGGAGACATTAGTCGCCATCGGGAAAAAAACCTATTTTGATACGTTCGGCTCAATGAATACCGAAGAGACTATGAGGCGTTATTTAGAAGAGGCTTTTAATCCCGAACGGATCAGGCAAGAACTTAAAAATCCTATCTCACAATTCTACCTCTTATGCGAAAATCAAAAAACAGTAGCTTATTTTAAAATCAATTTTGCACCTGCTCAAACCGATATAAACGATCCGGAGTCACTAGAACTTGAACGTATTTATGTAATAAAAGGGTTCAAAGGTCGAGGCATAGGCCGCCTTATGATAGAAAAAACAGAGGAAATTGCTCGAAACGCTGGTTGCCGGTATATCTGGTTGGGAGTATGGGAAAAAAACAAATCGGCAATAGCCTTTTATAAGCGTAATGGATTTATTCGGTTTAATGAACACTTCTTTCGGATGGGTGATGAACTACAAAAGGATTATCTTTTAAGAAAAGATATAAACTGA
- a CDS encoding N-acetyltransferase: MNDFLIRKMEIADIDEVVDIWYEASIVAHNFIPKDFWDANRAVMKSTYMPMSEAYVFTEGEQILGFVALIDEYLAAIFVKPERQGRGIGSSLLSHVKNLRNHLQLKVYDKNKKSINFYRNKGFSVISESFDSDTGEHELIMEWTK, from the coding sequence TTGAATGATTTCTTAATAAGAAAGATGGAAATTGCAGATATCGATGAAGTAGTAGATATTTGGTATGAAGCATCAATAGTGGCTCATAATTTCATCCCGAAAGATTTTTGGGACGCCAATAGAGCCGTGATGAAAAGCACGTATATGCCAATGTCAGAAGCATATGTATTCACCGAGGGAGAGCAAATTCTTGGATTTGTTGCACTAATAGACGAATATCTTGCTGCAATTTTTGTAAAACCGGAAAGGCAAGGGAGAGGCATTGGGAGTTCATTACTATCACATGTTAAAAACCTTCGGAATCATCTTCAATTGAAGGTATATGATAAAAACAAAAAAAGTATCAATTTCTATAGGAATAAGGGCTTTTCGGTCATATCAGAATCATTCGACAGCGATACGGGAGAACATGAGCTTATTATGGAATGGACAAAATGA
- a CDS encoding MFS transporter: MDKMMRLNLLHILNDGFLASLPLLLPFIQKDLGIEFSKIGLLTGLLNSASVILALPAASIAMRFGGYKVLLMSMVLYSCAFIITGLSSGFMLLTCAFILASIGFGLFHPISFALIANSSDQNDIGNRMGSFTAMGDIGRVGIAACVTIFVSIVDWRNTAFMYGVLPLVMAILSLIFLYKVDFSSSLAEKAKIRKIHGLHKSKEFIIAILTSFIDSLASSSLFVFLPFLFVYRGASTAILGSLSGAFFIGNMMGKIMIGKITDRIGCKKVFIISEILMSLLLISISIVKDIIMISIVSIMLGTVTKGTVPIINTLIAKAVPDRKLNEKAFSIVSFVSGISAVIAPLLLGFLAQKYNIIFVFHISALFAFIAVLPILITTLFFKKHTCISA, translated from the coding sequence ATGGACAAAATGATGCGGCTTAATCTTCTGCATATTCTCAATGACGGATTTCTTGCCAGCCTTCCATTATTACTTCCCTTTATACAGAAAGATCTCGGCATTGAATTTAGTAAAATAGGATTGCTCACGGGTTTGCTTAATAGTGCGAGTGTTATTCTTGCCTTGCCGGCAGCTTCAATCGCAATGCGTTTTGGAGGATATAAGGTCCTGTTGATGTCTATGGTTTTGTATTCCTGCGCATTTATCATCACAGGATTATCTTCAGGATTTATGTTACTAACATGTGCCTTTATTTTAGCCAGCATTGGCTTCGGTCTATTTCATCCCATCAGTTTTGCACTTATTGCAAATAGCAGCGACCAGAACGATATAGGGAATAGGATGGGCAGTTTTACTGCAATGGGTGACATAGGAAGAGTAGGAATAGCTGCATGCGTTACAATCTTCGTCTCAATAGTTGATTGGCGTAATACCGCCTTTATGTATGGCGTTCTGCCCTTAGTAATGGCAATCCTGTCACTCATCTTCCTTTATAAAGTGGATTTTTCATCTTCTTTAGCCGAAAAAGCGAAAATACGTAAAATACATGGACTACACAAGAGTAAGGAATTCATTATTGCAATTCTGACTAGTTTTATTGATTCACTTGCAAGCTCATCGCTATTTGTTTTTCTACCATTTCTTTTTGTATATAGAGGAGCATCAACTGCAATATTGGGCTCCTTGTCCGGTGCTTTTTTTATAGGAAATATGATGGGGAAAATAATGATTGGGAAGATAACGGATCGAATTGGTTGCAAGAAAGTATTCATTATCTCAGAAATACTAATGTCGCTTTTGCTCATTTCCATCAGTATTGTTAAAGACATAATCATGATTTCGATTGTTTCAATAATGCTTGGAACAGTAACAAAAGGAACGGTGCCTATAATCAATACGTTAATAGCAAAGGCAGTACCTGATCGTAAACTAAATGAGAAAGCTTTCAGTATTGTTTCATTTGTAAGTGGAATTTCAGCCGTTATTGCTCCTTTGCTTCTGGGATTTTTAGCTCAAAAATATAATATCATTTTCGTTTTCCATATTAGTGCGCTTTTTGCCTTTATTGCTGTGCTTCCAATACTTATCACTACGTTATTCTTCAAAAAACATACATGTATTTCAGCATAA
- a CDS encoding TetR/AcrR family transcriptional regulator, translated as MERVKLIHDAAAMLFIRQGYSKTQISHIAEAIGTSVGTIYHDFKGKKEIKNFILKCAIDDSFMNRSLERPIAESMFQHLETEILESFHAISARFASHLEDRGEHYSFEELISDAFDLLSSHAIGCLFIERNQADSGRLTEYYKDYRKRFFRTMAEYLSIFVEKNEIRPLPHLELTATMIIEILTWWAMDSRYSSFEIIEVSPEAAKELCMDNIITAYKQ; from the coding sequence ATGGAAAGAGTAAAACTGATACACGATGCCGCGGCAATGCTTTTTATTCGGCAAGGATATTCAAAAACGCAGATTAGCCATATTGCTGAAGCAATAGGAACATCAGTGGGGACTATATACCATGATTTCAAAGGCAAAAAGGAGATAAAAAACTTCATTCTCAAATGTGCAATTGACGACTCGTTCATGAATAGAAGCCTTGAAAGACCCATAGCAGAATCGATGTTCCAACATCTCGAAACCGAAATTCTTGAAAGCTTTCATGCAATCTCAGCGCGGTTTGCAAGCCATTTAGAAGATAGGGGTGAACACTACAGCTTTGAAGAATTGATCTCCGATGCATTTGATTTACTATCAAGCCATGCAATAGGCTGCCTATTCATCGAAAGGAATCAGGCTGATAGCGGCCGGCTCACAGAGTATTACAAGGATTATCGTAAAAGGTTCTTTCGCACCATGGCAGAATATCTCTCCATTTTTGTTGAGAAAAACGAAATCAGGCCGCTGCCTCATTTGGAATTGACGGCAACCATGATTATTGAAATCTTGACATGGTGGGCAATGGACAGCAGATACTCTTCTTTTGAGATTATTGAAGTTTCTCCAGAAGCAGCTAAAGAATTATGCATGGACAATATTATCACCGCATATAAACAGTAG
- a CDS encoding acyltransferase family protein: MEHKDREYYLDWLRVIVVALLIPHHAAITFSHLGDAYIYSDHQIPSLYYFIQSKFLNLWFMRLLFLVSGFSSFYALKKRNFREYLLERVKRLMVPLCFAIAFICPPTAYLMAIKTYHFEGNIIDFYPEFFKGFVNRYLGWGHLWFLAYLFVFSLILIVLLKILQNNIAYIEKASRFLSEHILFPMIVIIFLEVLLRPFFPGLQNLYSDWANFSVYLTFFLLGYLFAFRKTSTATILKYTRMFGILSLTLTIVFIYLHHWFFISEKPFPRYGTMLLALIQGSDEYVLVLFFIGMAKRYIHKRSPLLLYLSRTSFALYLFHYLILSAVIYGLLRTGLHHYVIFVISVLLTYAIFFILFESVIKRIGILRYVCGIKKATANH; this comes from the coding sequence ATGGAACATAAAGATCGTGAATATTATCTGGATTGGTTACGAGTCATTGTAGTTGCTCTTTTAATTCCACATCATGCAGCAATTACCTTCTCTCACCTCGGAGATGCCTATATATATAGCGACCATCAGATACCGTCGCTTTATTATTTTATTCAGTCCAAATTTCTTAATTTATGGTTTATGCGATTACTCTTTCTTGTTTCAGGATTTTCTTCGTTCTATGCACTGAAAAAAAGGAATTTCAGAGAATACCTCTTAGAACGGGTAAAGAGACTTATGGTTCCATTATGTTTTGCCATTGCTTTTATTTGCCCCCCAACTGCCTATCTCATGGCAATAAAAACATATCATTTTGAAGGGAACATAATTGACTTTTATCCGGAGTTTTTTAAGGGCTTTGTAAATAGATATCTTGGTTGGGGGCATCTGTGGTTTCTGGCCTATCTTTTCGTTTTTTCCTTAATCTTGATAGTACTGCTTAAGATTCTGCAAAACAACATAGCCTATATAGAAAAAGCGAGCCGTTTTTTGTCCGAGCATATTTTATTTCCTATGATCGTTATTATCTTCCTTGAGGTACTACTCCGTCCTTTCTTTCCCGGACTTCAAAATCTATATTCAGACTGGGCAAATTTTTCGGTTTATCTAACCTTTTTCTTGTTAGGCTATCTCTTTGCTTTCAGAAAAACGAGTACTGCAACAATCCTCAAATATACACGCATGTTTGGAATTCTCTCTCTTACACTGACCATCGTATTCATCTATCTACATCATTGGTTCTTCATTTCCGAAAAACCTTTTCCCAGATATGGAACAATGCTTTTAGCCCTTATACAGGGAAGCGATGAGTATGTACTGGTTCTGTTTTTCATCGGTATGGCAAAGAGATATATACATAAAAGAAGTCCATTATTATTATACTTATCCCGAACTTCCTTTGCCCTTTACCTGTTCCATTATCTGATTCTCAGCGCAGTGATATACGGCTTGCTGCGAACAGGCTTACACCATTATGTCATATTTGTCATTTCAGTCCTTCTTACGTATGCAATTTTCTTTATTCTGTTTGAATCAGTGATAAAAAGAATTGGAATACTACGGTATGTTTGTGGAATAAAGAAAGCCACAGCGAACCATTAG
- a CDS encoding beta-L-arabinofuranosidase domain-containing protein: MLKEGSVFCDEQDKMIQHLIDTDDDQMLYNFRVAAGVDTRGALPMTGWDAPSCNLRGHTTGHYLSSLALGWSVTKKTELMDKIVYLIESLSECQNALEERGCSKGFLSAYSERQFDLLETYTPYPTIWAPYYTLDKIMSGLYDCYSLADSSLALNILCKMGDWVYERLSRLSRNQLDKMWSMYIAGEFGGMISVMVKLYTLTKKKTYLQTAYYFDNEKLFYPMQENIDTLKDMHANQHIPQIMGAVELYEADGSGRYYDIAKNFWNIVTASHVYSIGGIGETEMFHEPNEIMTYITDKTAESCASYNILRLTGQLFALEPERRKMDFYETVLYNHILSSFSHKSDGGTTYFMPLRPGGHKEFNTKENTCCHGSGLETRFRYVQDIYACNHDTLYINLYIPSAVEWENFRIEQTTASDAAGTFIFLIHSSGWRNLAFRIPHWAEDEYKVTINNQESVEEMAQDGYFYLHRDWREGDRIEILTPYHFRKLPVPDGKPYACMAYGPYILAALSDQEEYLPFPELTGDDRVLTASISNMRFQKDDVDFVPLAVVTNQKYHVYFEDCSHERHS; this comes from the coding sequence ATGCTAAAAGAGGGCAGCGTATTTTGCGATGAACAAGATAAGATGATACAGCATCTTATTGATACAGATGATGATCAGATGCTCTACAATTTCCGGGTTGCAGCAGGAGTGGATACCCGAGGGGCTCTGCCCATGACAGGCTGGGATGCTCCCAGCTGCAATCTACGGGGGCATACTACCGGCCATTATCTTTCCTCTTTGGCTTTAGGCTGGAGTGTAACAAAAAAGACAGAGCTCATGGATAAAATTGTGTACCTGATCGAATCCCTGTCGGAGTGTCAGAATGCCCTTGAAGAGAGAGGTTGTAGCAAAGGCTTTTTAAGCGCTTATTCTGAAAGGCAGTTCGATCTGTTGGAGACCTATACACCATATCCAACGATTTGGGCACCTTACTATACACTGGATAAGATCATGTCAGGTTTGTACGATTGTTACAGCTTGGCCGACAGTAGTCTGGCGTTGAATATCCTTTGCAAAATGGGAGACTGGGTGTATGAAAGATTGTCCCGCCTCTCAAGAAACCAACTTGATAAAATGTGGTCGATGTACATTGCCGGGGAATTTGGCGGAATGATTTCTGTGATGGTTAAACTCTATACTCTCACAAAAAAGAAAACGTATCTGCAAACGGCTTATTATTTCGACAATGAAAAGCTGTTTTATCCGATGCAGGAAAATATCGACACCTTAAAAGATATGCACGCCAATCAGCATATACCGCAGATTATGGGTGCGGTAGAACTTTATGAAGCTGATGGATCTGGCAGATATTACGATATTGCAAAAAATTTTTGGAACATTGTAACCGCATCTCATGTATATAGTATCGGTGGTATTGGAGAAACAGAAATGTTTCATGAACCCAATGAGATTATGACCTATATTACCGATAAGACGGCGGAAAGTTGTGCCAGCTATAATATATTACGATTGACCGGACAATTGTTTGCCTTAGAGCCTGAAAGACGAAAAATGGATTTCTACGAAACTGTCCTCTACAATCATATATTATCTTCATTCAGCCATAAATCAGACGGAGGTACCACGTATTTTATGCCCCTTCGCCCAGGCGGCCATAAAGAATTCAACACGAAAGAAAATACCTGCTGCCATGGTTCGGGCCTTGAAACCCGTTTTCGGTATGTACAAGATATTTATGCCTGTAATCATGATACCCTCTATATAAACCTTTATATTCCATCTGCCGTCGAATGGGAGAATTTTCGGATCGAGCAGACCACGGCATCAGATGCAGCTGGGACTTTTATCTTTCTTATTCATTCTTCGGGCTGGAGGAACTTAGCTTTTCGTATACCCCACTGGGCAGAGGATGAATACAAGGTAACAATTAACAATCAAGAGTCCGTGGAAGAAATGGCCCAAGATGGATATTTCTACCTACATCGTGATTGGAGAGAAGGTGATCGGATAGAGATTCTCACTCCTTACCATTTTCGTAAACTTCCGGTTCCCGACGGAAAGCCATATGCCTGCATGGCATATGGACCTTATATTCTTGCCGCTTTATCCGATCAAGAAGAGTATCTTCCGTTTCCCGAACTTACCGGGGATGATAGAGTCCTGACAGCTTCTATAAGCAATATGCGCTTTCAGAAAGATGATGTAGATTTTGTTCCTCTCGCTGTGGTAACGAATCAGAAATATCATGTATATTTTGAAGATTGTTCTCATGAACGGCATTCATGA